Proteins encoded within one genomic window of Halopiger aswanensis:
- a CDS encoding DUF4129 domain-containing protein yields MSASGTRQLLVVLGCIVCLLAVASALPAADPRLEPPGSVGGGSNGTSSAGEWDSITDDDPFSVEEPDVDDDTPVDSPSALEPDIEIRGELEPGNEVTIELADTGTFSDREVEVNGESVGKTDWGSVDATVPYAEEMTVSVPDDNASRTVDVQTNATIETHDGAAPTAEFEVSATVGSTEVPDATVFVDGVSVATTDEDGYATVTLPDEAGPTDLRVERQPVTGDRTVEVAEPQVEFVSPLLFPGSPAPVQVSADGTPIPNATVTLESGGTAMTGDDGRTRLWLPIADEATVTASVGEETTTATVGDLYLRLAAIVVFGPGFGIGALVTYLRVAARTDGKGAGLSGFVVGLGDVLSGVAAALAGAIDGTFRLGSKVAGLFTVQGPRLPSMPRLRFSLPSPSFGGGLRFPSLSPSLGSSLSSFGHAFGSLSIGSLFGSSRNRGSSLGRSSLRNLLGGDDDGDSDGDDADSDDGGAPPLADEPLGPRGPRSEIRAAWHAFLDRLEVTRRETLTPGQAARRALRSGFPATLVARLVAIVRDVEYGRREPSPERVLEARESARKLISVADADGDDADDADEEVTSR; encoded by the coding sequence GTGAGCGCGAGCGGGACCCGCCAGCTACTGGTCGTCCTCGGCTGCATCGTCTGCCTGCTCGCGGTCGCCAGCGCACTCCCGGCGGCCGATCCGCGCCTCGAGCCACCGGGATCGGTCGGCGGCGGCAGTAACGGAACGTCTTCGGCCGGCGAGTGGGACTCGATCACGGACGACGACCCGTTCTCGGTCGAGGAGCCCGATGTCGACGACGATACCCCCGTCGACTCCCCCAGCGCCCTCGAGCCGGATATCGAGATCCGCGGCGAACTCGAGCCCGGCAACGAGGTGACGATCGAACTCGCCGATACCGGCACGTTCAGCGATCGGGAGGTCGAAGTCAACGGCGAATCGGTCGGAAAAACAGATTGGGGATCCGTCGATGCCACCGTTCCGTACGCCGAGGAGATGACCGTCTCCGTCCCCGACGATAACGCCTCGCGGACCGTCGACGTCCAAACGAACGCGACGATAGAGACCCACGACGGCGCTGCACCGACCGCTGAATTCGAGGTGTCGGCCACCGTCGGTTCGACGGAGGTCCCCGATGCGACCGTGTTCGTCGACGGTGTATCGGTCGCGACGACCGACGAGGACGGCTACGCCACCGTCACGCTTCCCGACGAGGCCGGCCCGACCGACCTTCGCGTCGAGCGCCAACCGGTGACCGGCGACCGTACCGTCGAGGTCGCCGAGCCGCAGGTCGAGTTCGTCTCGCCGTTACTGTTCCCCGGCTCGCCGGCACCCGTACAGGTCTCGGCCGACGGTACGCCGATTCCGAACGCGACGGTCACGCTCGAGAGCGGCGGGACGGCAATGACAGGCGACGACGGACGGACGCGGCTCTGGCTCCCGATCGCCGACGAGGCGACCGTCACCGCGTCGGTCGGCGAGGAGACGACGACGGCGACCGTCGGCGACCTCTACCTTCGACTCGCGGCCATCGTCGTGTTCGGGCCCGGCTTCGGTATCGGCGCGCTCGTGACGTACCTCCGAGTCGCCGCTCGGACTGACGGGAAGGGGGCCGGGCTGTCCGGGTTCGTCGTCGGCCTCGGAGACGTGCTGTCGGGCGTCGCCGCCGCACTGGCCGGCGCGATCGACGGCACGTTCCGGCTTGGCTCGAAGGTAGCAGGCCTGTTCACCGTACAGGGGCCGCGGCTGCCCTCGATGCCGCGACTACGGTTTTCGCTGCCGAGTCCGTCGTTCGGCGGTGGACTACGGTTCCCCTCACTCTCGCCCTCGCTCGGCTCGTCACTCTCGTCGTTCGGCCACGCCTTCGGCTCGCTGTCGATCGGGTCGCTGTTCGGATCGTCCCGAAACCGCGGCTCGAGTCTCGGTCGCTCGTCGCTGCGAAACTTGCTCGGCGGGGACGACGATGGAGATAGTGACGGGGACGACGCCGATTCCGACGACGGCGGCGCGCCGCCGCTGGCCGACGAACCGCTCGGTCCGCGCGGCCCGCGCTCCGAGATCCGTGCGGCGTGGCACGCCTTCCTCGATCGTCTCGAGGTGACTCGCCGCGAGACGTTAACGCCGGGGCAGGCCGCCAGACGAGCGCTTCGGTCCGGGTTCCCGGCGACCCTGGTTGCCCGACTCGTCGCGATCGTCCGCGACGTCGAGTACGGCCGTCGAGAGCCGTCCCCGGAACGGGTGCTCGAGGCCCGCGAGTCGGCGAGAAAGCTGATTTCGGTAGCCGACGCTGACGGCGACGATGCTGACGACGCCGACGAGGAGGTGACGTCGCGATGA
- a CDS encoding M48 family metalloprotease: MSLRLRIGGVLAALVAINALFVLVLLWAYGVLLPGVVAGTVVFLQHGTAPLDFLRLPVSWPTAGLLIAGFLLAQVYYGYRRVLSGTRAGDGEHEVARTVRRLAMTADVPEPSVRVIADDEPSCYTVGRLTDATIVVTTGLVDALDADELEAVLAHEIAHIANRDVTLMTITTLFVEIADQAYHWARLARRALFDPRQLSTRGRVAVQWFLPLVALTYVFVAPLLWVFPTIADWATRTLSHAREFAADDAAARITGKPLALATALVTLAEATEPPATDLRTAKTRALCIVPTDLVTGRAVGSASDLEDEASTTSATERRETVTAWLEGATPATATAPAGTGTHPPVERRLERLQTIAADQELEGSA; this comes from the coding sequence ATGAGCCTCCGTCTGCGAATTGGCGGCGTCCTCGCCGCCCTCGTCGCGATCAACGCCCTGTTCGTCCTGGTCCTGCTGTGGGCCTACGGGGTCTTACTGCCCGGAGTAGTCGCCGGAACCGTCGTGTTCCTCCAACACGGAACTGCCCCGCTCGATTTCCTCCGACTGCCGGTCTCGTGGCCGACGGCCGGCCTGTTGATCGCGGGCTTTCTCCTCGCGCAGGTATACTACGGCTACCGTCGCGTGCTCTCGGGCACCCGCGCCGGCGACGGGGAGCACGAAGTCGCCCGTACCGTCCGCCGATTGGCGATGACCGCCGACGTCCCCGAACCGAGCGTCCGCGTCATCGCCGACGACGAGCCGAGTTGTTACACGGTCGGTCGGCTCACCGACGCGACGATCGTCGTCACGACCGGGCTGGTCGACGCGCTCGACGCGGACGAACTCGAGGCAGTGCTCGCCCACGAAATCGCCCACATCGCCAACCGGGACGTGACGCTGATGACGATCACGACGCTGTTCGTCGAAATCGCCGACCAGGCGTACCACTGGGCACGGCTGGCTCGCCGGGCGCTGTTCGACCCGCGCCAGCTATCGACCCGCGGCCGGGTCGCGGTGCAGTGGTTCCTTCCGCTGGTCGCGCTGACCTACGTCTTCGTCGCGCCGCTGCTGTGGGTCTTCCCGACGATCGCCGACTGGGCCACGCGGACGCTCTCACACGCCCGGGAGTTCGCCGCCGACGACGCCGCCGCGCGGATCACGGGCAAGCCCCTCGCGCTCGCGACCGCGCTGGTGACCCTCGCCGAGGCGACCGAACCGCCAGCCACGGACCTCCGCACGGCGAAAACGCGCGCGCTGTGTATCGTCCCGACCGACCTCGTCACCGGCCGAGCGGTCGGGTCGGCCTCCGACCTCGAGGACGAAGCGAGCACGACGTCGGCGACCGAGCGCCGCGAGACCGTCACGGCGTGGCTCGAGGGAGCGACGCCGGCGACGGCGACCGCTCCCGCGGGAACCGGCACGCACCCGCCGGTCGAACGGCGACTCGAGCGACTGCAGACGATCGCCGCCGACCAGGAACTGGAGGGATCGGCGTGA
- a CDS encoding tRNA (N(6)-L-threonylcarbamoyladenosine(37)-C(2))-methylthiotransferase codes for MARYHIETYGCTSNRGESREIERRLRDAGHYRVDGPEEADVAILNTCTVVEKTERNMLRRAEELADETADLFITGCMALAQGEEFRAADIDGQVLHWDEVPQAVTNGECPTTTPDAEPILDGVVGILPIARGCMSNCSYCITKEATGKIDSPPVEENVEKARALIHAGAKEIRITGQDTGVYGWDKGERKLHELLERICEIEGDFRVRVGMANPKGVHGIREELAEVFAEHDELYDFLHAPVQSGSDDVLGDMRRQHQVEEYVEVVETFDDHLDYWTLSTDFIVGFPTETDHDHEQSMALLRETRPEKINVTRFSKRPGTDAADMKGLGGTVKKERSKEMSELKREIVADAYEDMVGERREDCLVVEEGTADSVKCRDSAYRQIIVQNASDHGLEPGDFVDLEVTAHETMYAFGEPV; via the coding sequence ATGGCCCGGTACCACATCGAAACGTACGGTTGCACGTCCAATCGCGGCGAGAGCCGCGAGATCGAGCGACGGCTCCGCGATGCCGGCCACTACCGGGTCGACGGCCCCGAGGAGGCCGACGTCGCCATCCTCAACACCTGTACCGTCGTCGAGAAGACCGAGCGGAACATGCTCCGCCGCGCCGAGGAACTGGCCGACGAGACCGCGGATCTGTTCATCACCGGCTGCATGGCCCTCGCACAGGGCGAGGAGTTCCGCGCGGCCGACATCGACGGGCAGGTACTTCACTGGGACGAGGTCCCCCAGGCCGTCACGAACGGCGAGTGTCCGACGACGACGCCCGACGCCGAACCCATTCTGGACGGCGTCGTCGGCATCCTCCCGATCGCGCGGGGCTGCATGTCCAACTGTTCGTACTGCATCACGAAGGAGGCGACCGGCAAGATCGACTCGCCGCCGGTCGAGGAGAACGTCGAGAAGGCCCGCGCGCTGATCCACGCCGGCGCGAAGGAAATCCGGATCACGGGCCAGGACACCGGCGTCTACGGCTGGGACAAGGGCGAGCGCAAGCTCCACGAACTGCTCGAGCGCATCTGCGAGATCGAGGGCGACTTCCGCGTCCGCGTGGGGATGGCCAACCCGAAGGGCGTCCACGGCATCCGCGAGGAGTTAGCCGAGGTCTTCGCCGAACACGACGAACTCTACGACTTCCTGCACGCGCCCGTCCAGTCGGGCAGCGACGACGTGCTCGGCGACATGCGCCGCCAGCACCAGGTCGAGGAGTACGTCGAGGTCGTCGAAACGTTCGACGACCACCTCGATTACTGGACGCTCTCGACGGACTTCATCGTCGGTTTCCCGACCGAGACCGACCACGACCACGAGCAATCGATGGCCCTCCTGCGCGAGACCCGCCCGGAGAAGATCAACGTCACCCGCTTCTCGAAGCGCCCCGGCACCGACGCCGCCGACATGAAGGGGCTCGGTGGAACGGTCAAGAAGGAACGCTCCAAGGAGATGAGCGAACTCAAGCGCGAGATCGTCGCCGACGCCTACGAAGACATGGTCGGCGAACGTCGCGAGGACTGCCTCGTCGTCGAGGAGGGAACCGCCGACTCCGTGAAGTGTCGCGACTCCGCCTACCGCCAGATCATCGTTCAAAACGCGAGCGACCACGGCTTAGAGCCCGGCGACTTCGTCGACCTCGAGGTGACGGCCCACGAGACGATGTACGCGTTCGGCGAGCCGGTGTAG